In a single window of the Rhinoraja longicauda isolate Sanriku21f chromosome 10, sRhiLon1.1, whole genome shotgun sequence genome:
- the gchfr gene encoding GTP cyclohydrolase 1 feedback regulatory protein isoform X2 has protein sequence MPYVLISTQIRLETGPTIVGDENSDVTLMNYLGAEKTTMLGNNFSEYRVKYPPRMVLDKLEDLGYHVVTMTGVGQTLVWCLHKALDE, from the exons ATGCCTTACGTCCTTATCAGTACTCAGATCCGGCTG GAAACTGGACCCACAATTGTGGGAGATGAGAACTCGGATGTGACTCTTATGAACTATCTTGGAGCTGAGAAAACCACTATGTTAGGAAATAACTT CTCAGAATATCGAGTGAAATACCCTCCACGGATGGTGCTGGACAAGCTGGAAGATCTTGGTTACCATGTTGTCACCATGACAGGTGTGGGGCAGACCCTAGTCTGGTGTCTACACAAAGCCTTAGATGAATGA